AGGACAGCGGCCTCCAGCCGCTCATGCTTGATAGAGTGCATGGTGCAGGCTGTCCGAGAACGGTTTTTGTAAGTAGAGCAAAGGTAACGGGTGCTTTGCCCGCTTGAGCTTCGGGTAACAGACTTTCCACAATCCGCACAGCGGAGGAAGCCGCTGAACAGGTGGAGCTCCTTTGTCCGGGGAGCCCGCCGGGTATCCCGCTTTAAGAGAGATTGCACCTTTTCAAAAGTCTCCCGCTCTATGATGGCCTTGTGAGTATCGGGAACCCGTACCCATTCTTCCTCGGGCACTTCCTCGATCTGGTGTACCTTGTAGCTTTTCACCCGGCGGCGGCCCTGCACCAAATCCCCGGTATAAATCGGGTTTGTGAGAATAAGGGTTACGGCCTTATCGCCCCACAGGGGAGTGTCCGATGGTGAGCTCACAGGCAGGCCCTTTTCCTTGCGGTAGGTAGCCGGGCTCGGTATACCGTGATCGTTCAAGTGATAGACGATAGACCGCCGAGCCCTGCCCTGCAAACACAGGTCATAAATGAGCTTGACTATTTCAGCCGCCTCGGGATCGACAATCAACTGGTGCTTGTCTTTCGGGTCTTTCACATAGCCATAGGGAGCAAAGGAGCCGATATACTGCCCGTTGCGCCGCTTGTAGTCAAAGACCTGGCGGATCTTCTTTGAGGTCTGGTAGCAGTATTGATCGTTCATTACATTCGTAATGGGGACGATAATGCTGGAAACGCTGTCCGGGTCACGGTAGCTGTCTACATTCTCGGCAAGGCTGATAAAGCGGACGCCCATTTGAACAAACAGGTTGTCAATCAGACTGCCTGCATCGCTGTAATTTCTTGCGAAACGGGAAAGGTCTTTGACGATCACACAATTTATTTTGCCACTCATTACATCGGCAAGGAGCCGTTGGAAGTCCTCCCGGTTGGCGTCCGTCCCGGTGTGGCCGTCATCCACATACTCTGCGATGCTTTCAAATTCGTCCTGATGCTTAAAGTAGAAATCCCCCAGCAGGTCACGCTGGTTTTTCACGCTGTTGCTGTCATCCTTGCCTTCTTTAACTTTTTTCAAATCCTCTTTAGAAAGCCGGATGTATGCGCCCAGCCGCCAGCGGCGGACGGTATAAGAGGGAGAGAAACTCTGCTTAAATCCTCTGTTTTTTGTTCGTGCCATTGTTCCTCTTTCCCTATCACATTACATCTATATTATACCTCTGCCCGGGCGGGACAACAAGGATGCCTCCGCCTTGGGACACTTTGGTATGCTCCCAATAAGGCAGACAAGAAAATAATATAAGGAGGGAGCATAGATGGGGAAACGAAAAGAGTTTAGGCTCGAGGAAAAAGTCTCGCTGGTAGAGGAATGCCTTGCAGGCCGGTTGCGAATGCGGGATGCGGCGCGGCGGGCCGGAGTGGGGCACTCTACTATGGAGAGCTGGATCAGCCGGTACCGTTCGGAGGGAATCTCGGCACTGGCGGAGGACGGGAACCGGTCCAAGCGGCGGTACAGTGAGGACTTCAAGCGCAAAGTAGTGGATGCTTACCTGTCCGGCCAGGGCAGCTCCATGGCCATTGCAGAAGAGTATCAGCTTCGCTCTGAGAACCTGGTATTGGACTGGGTAAAGGCGTATCATGAAAGAAACTCCAGACAAGAGAAGGGAGGTTCTGTCATGAGAAGAGAACACACGGTGGAGGAACGGCTGCAGGCGGTGCTGTCCTGTCTGGACGGCGGGCAGTCGCTTGGGGATGTGGCACAGGCATATCAGGTGGAGGTTCAGACACTGCGGGGCTGGGTGAAAAAATATCGGAAGCTTGGGACGGCAGGACTGGAGGACCGCCGCGGTCATCGGCTGGCGAATCAGATACCCCGAAGTTCGGATGAGGCCTTGCGGATTGAGAATGCCCGGTTGAAACAGGAAAATGAATTACTGAAAATGGAGCTATATCTGCGAAAAAAAGTGAAGGAGTTAGAAAGGGGGGATCGCTGAGGCAGTTCCGGCAGGAGCAATGGTATGAAGCGGTGCGCTGCAGCTGCATATCTCCCGGGCCGGATACTACCGGTGGCGCTCCGGGAAAGCCGGGGACCGTGTCGCCGAGAATCAGCGCATCGCCGGGTTGATTCGGGAGATCCACCGGGAGAGCCCGGACAAGGGATACCGCCGTATTCGGGACGATTTGGACAAGTATTATCATGCACCGGTCAACGACAAGCGGGCGCTGCGCATCTGCCGCAGCCTGGGGATTCAGTCTGCAGTGAAGTACGCGCCCCGAGGCTGCACACGGTCGGCAGCCGCCCCCAAGAATCTGGCGGAGAATGTACTGAACCGCAGGTTTTATGCAGACCACCCCAACGAGAAGTGGCTCACCGATGTGACGGAGTTCCACTATTACATGGGCCCCACCATGCACAAGCTCTATCTGAGCGCCATCCTGGACTTGTGCGACCGGAGGATTGTTTCCTTCGCCATCCGGGATACCAATGAGGCTGCTCTGGTGCACCGCACGCTGGATCAGGCATTGGAGACCAATCCCGGCGCCCATCCCCTGCTCCACAGCGACCGTGGCAGCGCTTATACTACTCAAATCTTCCATGACAAGCTGACTGCGGCGGGCATTACTCAAAGTATGTCCCGGGTGGGAAAGTGTACTGACAACGGGCCCATGGAGGGATTTTGGGGCATCCTCAAGCGGGAGCGCTACTATGGCCGACACTTTACCAGCCGCGCAGAGCTGGTCAAGATGATCCGGGAGTACATTACCTATTACAACTTCCGCCGCCTCCAGCGTGGACTGGGAGTGCGGACTCCTATGGAGGTCCATGACTGCCTGTCGGCCGCGTAGTGACCAGGTCTGCTCCATATTACTGGACAGGCAGAGATTCGCTTGTAAAGTGTAAAGTATTGAAGTGACCCCCAAAAGTTGGACAAGAAAGTCAACGAAAGGGATGCAGAAATCTATGGGAAAAGAATTGTTCAGTGAGGAATTAAAATTAGCGGTTGTTCAGTATGTACTGGAAGGGCATACACGCAAAGAGGCATCCGAGAAATTTTGCGTATCCTGTACGCCAATTGAAAAATGGGTAAACTTGTATAAGCTGCATGGTACAAAAGGACTTCTAAGCAGAAATCTGGTTGGCCGACAAAAAGGCTTTGATGGCGAGTTTCGCCTAAAAGTGTTACAATACAAGCAGGAACAGTCGGAGCTGCAACAGGAAAACAAGCGGCTGTCAGAAGAAAATTACCGGTTAAGAATGGAGAATGATTACCTAAAAAAATTAAACGCCTTAATTCAGAAGCGGGAAAAACCCGAATAAGCGATGTTGTGGCTGCTGTTACAGAATTAAGGCGTGATTATCCTCTGGCAGCATTACTTAAACTGGCCGGCATTCCCCGAAGTACATACTACTACTATTCCCGGAAAGCCAATGCTGTGGATAAATACGCAAAAGAAAGGGCGGAAATTATAGCAATTTATCAGGAGAATCAAGGCCGGTACGGGTATCGGCGGATTGGTATGGAATTACGCAACAGGGGCTTTTGTCTGAACCACAAGACGGTACAAAAGCTGATGAAGGAATCAGGCCTGAAATATATGGTACGAATGAAAAAGTATCGTTCTTACCGTGGAGAAGTCGGCAAGATTGCACCAAATCTACTGGCTAGAGATTTCCATGCGGAAAGGCCGAATCAGAAATGGGTAACTGATGTGACTGAGTTTTCCCCGTTTGGAAGCAAACTTTATCTCTCTCCTGTGCTTGACCTGTATAATGGTGAGATCATCAGCTATGCCATCAGTAAACGGGCTAATTACCGCCAGGTGGATGAGATGCTGGATAAAGCGTTCTCCCGGCTCCCGGACAGCAGCGGGCTGATCCTTCATTCGGATCAGGGCTGGCAATATCAGAACGTTAGGTATCAAAAAAGACTGTTAGAAAAAGGCATTCGGCAAAGTATGTCCAGAAAGGGAAACTGTCTGGACAATGCGGTTATGGAAAACTTTTTCGGACTGTTAAAATCGGAATTGCTATACCTGCGGACGTTCCAATCATTAGACGAGTTCTGCCAGGAACTGGTCGCTTATCTTGAATACTATAACTACAACCGAATCAAAGAAAAATTGAATGGATTAAGTCCTGTCCAATACAGAATTCAAAACGGCTTTGCCGCATAACTCTTGTGCAACTTTTGGGGGTCACTTCAAGGCGTAAAGGCTCTTGACAATGTAAACCTGCAGGTAGAAGAGGGAGAAATCCATGCGCTTGTAGGAGAAAACGGAGCAGGCAAATCCACGCTGATGAACGTACTCAGCGGAATTTATCCCTACGGCTCTTACGAGGGAGACATTATTTATAACGGTCAGGTCTGCAAGTTTAATAAAATCAGCGACAGCGAGGAAAAGGGAATAGTTATTATTTATCAGGAGCTGGCACTGATTCCTTATATGTCAATCGGCGAGAATATGTATCTGGGCAATGAGAGAGGAAAAAGCTATAACATTAACTGGAACGAAACATACGGCGAGGCGGACAAATATTTAAAAATTGTAGGTTTAAACGAACCTTCCCACACATTGATTAAAGATATAGGAGTAGGCAAGCAGCAGTTAGTGGAAATAGCGAAGGCCCTGGCAAAAAATGCAAAGCTGCTGATTTTAGACGAGCCTACAGCCTCTTTAAATGAAGATGATTCAAAGGCGCTTCTGGAACTGCTGCTGAAATTTAAGGCAGAGGGCATGACTTCTATTATTATTTCCCATAAGCTGAATGAAATTGCCTATGTAGCAGATAAAATTACGGTTATCCGCGACGGTTCCACAATTGAAACACTGGATAAGACAAAAGACGACATTTCTGAGGACAGAATTATTCAGGGAATGGTAGGCAGAGAACTGACAGACCGATTCCCAAAACGCCACGACGTAAAAATCGGGGACGTTGCTATGGCAGTAAAAGACTGGAATGTATACCATCCCCTTTACTCTGACAGAAAGGTGGTAAATAATGTTTCCTTTAATGTCAGAAAAGGAGAAGTAGTTGGTATCTGCGGACTGATGGGCGCAGGCAGAACTGAGCTGGCAATGAGTATTTTTGGAAAAAGCTATGGAACCAATATTAGCGGCCAGCTGACGATTCACGGAAAAGAAGTAAAGCTGCACTCCATACAGGATGCAATTAAGCATAAAATCGCTTATGTAACTGAGGACAGAAAAGGGAACGGGCTGATACTCAGCAACCCTATTAAAATTAACAACACCCTGGAAAATATGGATGCGGTCAGCACCAGAGGGGTGATAGATCAGGATAAGGAATTTGCAGTGGCGGAGGATTACCGCCAGAAGCTGAAAACAAAATGTCCTACTGTAGATCAGAATGTAGGAAATTTAAGCGGCGGAAACCAGCAGAAGGTGCTGCTGGCAAAATGGATGTTTACAGAACCGGATATTCTGATTCTGGATGAGCCTACAAGAGGTATTGACGTAGGTGCCAAGTATGAGATTTATTGTATCATCAATGAGCTGGTGGCTTCCGGAAAGTCAGTAATTATGATTTCCTCCGAGCTTCCTGAGGTTTTAGGCATGTCTGACCGGATTTATATTATGAATGAAGGAAAGATTGTAGGCCAGATGAATGCAGAGGAGGCAACCCAGCAGTCCATTATGGCATGTATTCTTAAATCAGATAAAGGAGAATAAACCATGGATAATAATATTAAACTTTCAGAAGTATTTAAAAAATATACGATGATTATTGCCCTGGCGGTAATTGTAATTCTGTTTACTGCCAAGACAGGCGGAAAAATGCTTCTGCCCCAGAACGTAAACAACCTGATTGCCCAGAACGCATATGTATTTATTTTGGCAACCGGTATGCTGTTTTGTATTCTGACAGGAGGAAATATTGACCTTTCTGTAGGTTCTGTAGTATGTTTCGTAGGCGCTATCGGCGGAAAGATGATGATTGAAAGCGGCATGAATCCTTATCTCACTATTTTCGCCATGGCTTTCATCGGAATTTTAGTAGGAGCATGGCAGGGATTCTGGATTGCCTATGTGCGGATTCCTCCGTTTATTGTAACCTTGGCCGGTATGCTGATGTTCAGAGGACTTTCCAATGTAGTGCTTCAAGGTATGACTCTTTCACCAGTGCCGGACAGCTTCTTAAAGCTGTTTAACAACTATGTGCCGGATTTCTTTGGCGGAGAAGGCTTAAACATTACATGTCTGGCAGCAGGAGTGCTGGCGTGTCTTGTATATATTGCGATTGTATTTACCGGAAGAAAAAGAAGAATGGCAAAAGGCTACAGAGTAGATCCTATTACAGGCGTGATTATTAAAATGTTTGTTATCTGTGCAGTTGTGCTGGCATTTATGTTCCGTCTGGCGCAGTACAAGGGCATTCCAAACTCATTAGTATGGGTTGCAGTAATTATTGGAATTTACAGCTATATTGCCTCTAAAACTACAACAGGACGTTATTTCTATGCAGTAGGCGGAAATGAAAAAGCTACCAGACTTTCCGGTATTAACACTAACAGAGTGTACTTCCTGGCATATTTAAATATGGGACTTTTGGCCGCAGTGGCAGGAA
The window above is part of the Lachnoclostridium edouardi genome. Proteins encoded here:
- a CDS encoding recombinase family protein, which gives rise to MARTKNRGFKQSFSPSYTVRRWRLGAYIRLSKEDLKKVKEGKDDSNSVKNQRDLLGDFYFKHQDEFESIAEYVDDGHTGTDANREDFQRLLADVMSGKINCVIVKDLSRFARNYSDAGSLIDNLFVQMGVRFISLAENVDSYRDPDSVSSIIVPITNVMNDQYCYQTSKKIRQVFDYKRRNGQYIGSFAPYGYVKDPKDKHQLIVDPEAAEIVKLIYDLCLQGRARRSIVYHLNDHGIPSPATYRKEKGLPVSSPSDTPLWGDKAVTLILTNPIYTGDLVQGRRRVKSYKVHQIEEVPEEEWVRVPDTHKAIIERETFEKVQSLLKRDTRRAPRTKELHLFSGFLRCADCGKSVTRSSSGQSTRYLCSTYKNRSRTACTMHSIKHERLEAAVLFAVRQQVHLAVSYSEIIARINSAPIKKSQSFRLDDLIAAKERELAKVTRYKQSLYQDWKDGEITQQDYRDMKADYERQAASLSDILARLTAERAELANGVNKEHPALVAFMKYQNIETLNREILIELVDHIKVYENGNISVKFKFADELRRIAEYIEINTTQNPAVAG
- a CDS encoding helix-turn-helix domain-containing protein is translated as MGKRKEFRLEEKVSLVEECLAGRLRMRDAARRAGVGHSTMESWISRYRSEGISALAEDGNRSKRRYSEDFKRKVVDAYLSGQGSSMAIAEEYQLRSENLVLDWVKAYHERNSRQEKGGSVMRREHTVEERLQAVLSCLDGGQSLGDVAQAYQVEVQTLRGWVKKYRKLGTAGLEDRRGHRLANQIPRSSDEALRIENARLKQENELLKMELYLRKKVKELERGDR
- a CDS encoding IS3 family transposase, with protein sequence MSRAGYYRWRSGKAGDRVAENQRIAGLIREIHRESPDKGYRRIRDDLDKYYHAPVNDKRALRICRSLGIQSAVKYAPRGCTRSAAAPKNLAENVLNRRFYADHPNEKWLTDVTEFHYYMGPTMHKLYLSAILDLCDRRIVSFAIRDTNEAALVHRTLDQALETNPGAHPLLHSDRGSAYTTQIFHDKLTAAGITQSMSRVGKCTDNGPMEGFWGILKRERYYGRHFTSRAELVKMIREYITYYNFRRLQRGLGVRTPMEVHDCLSAA
- a CDS encoding IS3 family transposase (programmed frameshift): MGKELFSEELKLAVVQYVLEGHTRKEASEKFCVSCTPIEKWVNLYKLHGTKGLLSRNLVGRQKGFDGEFRLKVLQYKQEQSELQQENKRLSEENYRLRMENDYLKKLNALIQKREKPELSDVVAAVTELRRDYPLAALLKLAGIPRSTYYYYSRKANAVDKYAKERAEIIAIYQENQGRYGYRRIGMELRNRGFCLNHKTVQKLMKESGLKYMVRMKKYRSYRGEVGKIAPNLLARDFHAERPNQKWVTDVTEFSPFGSKLYLSPVLDLYNGEIISYAISKRANYRQVDEMLDKAFSRLPDSSGLILHSDQGWQYQNVRYQKRLLEKGIRQSMSRKGNCLDNAVMENFFGLLKSELLYLRTFQSLDEFCQELVAYLEYYNYNRIKEKLNGLSPVQYRIQNGFAA
- the mmsA gene encoding multiple monosaccharide ABC transporter ATP-binding protein; this translates as MCNFWGSLQGVKALDNVNLQVEEGEIHALVGENGAGKSTLMNVLSGIYPYGSYEGDIIYNGQVCKFNKISDSEEKGIVIIYQELALIPYMSIGENMYLGNERGKSYNINWNETYGEADKYLKIVGLNEPSHTLIKDIGVGKQQLVEIAKALAKNAKLLILDEPTASLNEDDSKALLELLLKFKAEGMTSIIISHKLNEIAYVADKITVIRDGSTIETLDKTKDDISEDRIIQGMVGRELTDRFPKRHDVKIGDVAMAVKDWNVYHPLYSDRKVVNNVSFNVRKGEVVGICGLMGAGRTELAMSIFGKSYGTNISGQLTIHGKEVKLHSIQDAIKHKIAYVTEDRKGNGLILSNPIKINNTLENMDAVSTRGVIDQDKEFAVAEDYRQKLKTKCPTVDQNVGNLSGGNQQKVLLAKWMFTEPDILILDEPTRGIDVGAKYEIYCIINELVASGKSVIMISSELPEVLGMSDRIYIMNEGKIVGQMNAEEATQQSIMACILKSDKGE
- the mmsB gene encoding multiple monosaccharide ABC transporter permease gives rise to the protein MDNNIKLSEVFKKYTMIIALAVIVILFTAKTGGKMLLPQNVNNLIAQNAYVFILATGMLFCILTGGNIDLSVGSVVCFVGAIGGKMMIESGMNPYLTIFAMAFIGILVGAWQGFWIAYVRIPPFIVTLAGMLMFRGLSNVVLQGMTLSPVPDSFLKLFNNYVPDFFGGEGLNITCLAAGVLACLVYIAIVFTGRKRRMAKGYRVDPITGVIIKMFVICAVVLAFMFRLAQYKGIPNSLVWVAVIIGIYSYIASKTTTGRYFYAVGGNEKATRLSGINTNRVYFLAYLNMGLLAAVAGMVTVARLNSANPTAGNNYEMDAIGACFIGGASAYGGVGTVPGVIVGATLMGVLNLGMSIMGVDQNLQKVVKGGVLLAAVIFDVVSKRKSFIVK